The following coding sequences lie in one Rutidosis leptorrhynchoides isolate AG116_Rl617_1_P2 chromosome 6, CSIRO_AGI_Rlap_v1, whole genome shotgun sequence genomic window:
- the LOC139854356 gene encoding uncharacterized protein: MILSYLHEDNSGKPRTTKYGGHFVTLIAQSLGIDLTGLHSVNMKELGMNDYIKGNILKENNLGSLVRYFAEASDNADMEEPRQYGQAPVDYTDVMLRLGRIELGQEEDRRSRLERAERVDAERKKFNTGVMRYLGDMSREITAVRYDQQWGNYRSDVVTHHYLSTQATLDSDDPMDVQFKRPRYYTHPHHPAYVPTFDWGGASTSTSLSQLQQQQGEFLYYQRKRRHNRVPRGGP, translated from the coding sequence ATGATTTTATCATATCTGCATGAGGATAATTCGGGTAAGCCTAGGACTACAAAATACGGGGGTCATTTTGTCACTTTGATTGCACAGAGCCTCGGTATTGATCTAACAGGTCTTCATTCAGTTAACATGAAAGAGCTTGGTATGAATGATTATATTAAGgggaatattttgaaggaaaataATCTTGGGTCATTGGTTCGGTATTTTGCGGAAGCGTCTGATAATGCGGACATGGAGGAGCCTAGGCAATATGGGCAGGCTCCTGTTGATTATACAGATGTGATGTTGCGTTTAGGACGTATTGAGCTTGGTCAGGAGGAGGACCGTCGTTCCAGACTCGAGCGTGCCGAGCGAGTCGATGCCGAGCGTAAGAAGTTCAACACTGGGGTGATGAGATATTTGGGTGATATGTCTAGGGAGATCACAGCGGTGCGCTACGATCAGCAGTGGGGAAACTATCGGAGTGATGTTGTTACTCACCACTACCTTTCTACACAGGCTACTTTAGACTCCGATGACCCGATGGATGTGCAGTTTAAGCGGCCTCGATATTATACTCACCCACACCATCCTGCTTATGTGCCCACATTTGATTGGGGTGGTGCGTCTACTAGCACcagtttgtcacagcttcagcaacagcaGGGCGAGTTTCTGTACTATCAGAGGAAGCGTCGCCATAACCGTGTGCCACGTGGTGGCCCTTAG